Proteins found in one Arthrobacter sp. U41 genomic segment:
- a CDS encoding SLC13 family permease → MSAPVLSIIILVVMFLLATVLPLNMGALAFVGAFLLGSVVLGMSTNDILANFPGGLFLTIVGVTYLFAIAQNNGTIDLLVRGAVRMVGSKVALIPWVMFAITALITAVGALSPAAVAIIAPIALSFAAKHKINPLMMGMMVIHGAQAGGFSPIAVYGVTVNGIIAKTDLDANPMAIFLASFFFNLAIALVLFLVLGGSKLLSTPAGRVVEQAAEKRMSVSLGARAAGVTLQGSGSDISSAGVSSKGTSVTSKESPAGGPATTDPRASVPQIVTILGLIALAVISLGFKVDVGFVSITIAIVLALVSPAAQKGAVNKISWSTVLLICGMLTFVGVLEEAGTIKFVSSGVASLGMPLLAALLICYIGGIVSAFASSTAILAALIPLAVPFLASGEIGAVGVIAALAVASTIVDVSPFSTNGALVLANAPEGMDKERFYKQILGYSGIVVVAGPAIAWLIMVVPGWM, encoded by the coding sequence ATGTCCGCTCCCGTCCTTTCAATCATCATCCTGGTGGTGATGTTCCTGCTCGCCACCGTGCTGCCGCTCAACATGGGCGCCCTGGCCTTCGTGGGGGCCTTCCTGCTGGGCTCCGTCGTGCTGGGTATGTCCACCAACGACATCCTCGCCAACTTCCCCGGCGGCCTGTTCCTCACCATCGTCGGGGTGACCTACCTCTTCGCCATTGCGCAAAACAACGGCACCATCGACCTCCTAGTCCGGGGCGCCGTCCGGATGGTCGGCAGCAAAGTGGCCCTCATCCCCTGGGTCATGTTCGCCATCACCGCCCTGATTACCGCCGTTGGCGCCCTCTCACCCGCCGCTGTCGCCATCATCGCGCCGATCGCCTTGAGCTTCGCGGCCAAGCACAAGATCAACCCGCTCATGATGGGCATGATGGTGATCCATGGCGCCCAGGCCGGCGGGTTCTCCCCCATCGCCGTCTACGGCGTCACAGTCAACGGCATCATTGCCAAGACCGACCTGGATGCCAACCCGATGGCGATCTTCCTGGCCAGCTTCTTCTTCAACCTCGCCATTGCACTGGTCCTCTTCCTGGTTCTGGGCGGCAGCAAGCTGCTGTCCACCCCGGCCGGACGAGTCGTGGAACAGGCTGCTGAAAAGCGCATGTCCGTCAGCCTGGGCGCCCGCGCGGCCGGCGTGACGCTGCAGGGTTCAGGGTCCGACATTTCCTCAGCCGGCGTCTCATCGAAGGGCACCTCGGTTACGTCCAAGGAATCACCGGCAGGCGGCCCGGCCACCACGGATCCCCGTGCCTCGGTGCCGCAGATCGTCACCATCCTGGGTCTCATCGCCCTCGCCGTCATTTCCCTGGGCTTCAAGGTGGACGTCGGTTTCGTCTCCATCACCATCGCCATCGTCCTGGCCCTCGTGTCCCCGGCCGCCCAAAAGGGCGCCGTCAACAAGATCAGCTGGTCCACGGTCCTGCTCATCTGCGGCATGCTCACCTTCGTGGGCGTCCTGGAAGAAGCCGGCACCATCAAATTCGTGTCCAGCGGTGTGGCGAGCCTTGGAATGCCACTCCTGGCCGCCCTGCTGATCTGCTACATCGGTGGCATCGTCTCCGCGTTCGCCTCCTCCACCGCCATCCTTGCGGCCCTCATTCCGCTGGCGGTGCCGTTCCTGGCCTCCGGAGAGATCGGCGCAGTCGGCGTGATCGCTGCCCTGGCCGTGGCCTCGACGATCGTGGATGTGTCCCCCTTCTCCACCAACGGCGCCCTGGTGCTGGCCAACGCACCCGAAGGCATGGACAAGGAGCGCTTCTACAAGCAGATCCTGGGCTACAGCGGCATCGTCGTCGTGGCCGGACCCGCCATCGCCTGGCTGATCATGGTCGTCCCGGGCTGGATGTAG
- a CDS encoding FadR/GntR family transcriptional regulator, with protein MAKQAAMNQISRVTRPRLYEQLVEQIMDFIESAQLGPGDTLPAERELAERLGVSRATLAQALVALEVLGVIDVQHGTGAVLVYRPNVPSVIKGLREHRSRLPEIAEARSTLEVKLAELAADRRTDADMKAIEKALDAMAEEVASGARGAHGDELFHQAVTAAAHSAVLAQLMTFIAGMILETRIESLGQPGRPEESLASHRKIANAIRAKDAEGAAAAMLEHIAMVSDVALLK; from the coding sequence ATGGCTAAGCAAGCAGCAATGAACCAGATTTCCCGCGTCACGCGGCCCCGGCTCTATGAGCAGCTCGTGGAACAGATCATGGACTTCATCGAGTCCGCCCAGCTGGGTCCAGGGGACACGCTGCCGGCGGAACGGGAGCTTGCCGAGCGGCTGGGGGTTTCGCGGGCCACGCTGGCCCAGGCTCTCGTGGCGTTGGAGGTGCTCGGCGTCATCGACGTCCAGCACGGCACGGGCGCGGTCCTGGTCTACCGACCCAATGTTCCGTCCGTGATCAAAGGCCTCCGCGAACACCGCAGCCGGCTTCCCGAGATCGCCGAGGCGCGAAGCACGCTTGAGGTCAAGCTGGCCGAGCTTGCCGCGGACCGGCGCACCGACGCGGACATGAAGGCCATCGAGAAGGCGCTCGATGCCATGGCTGAAGAGGTTGCCTCAGGTGCCCGGGGTGCGCACGGCGACGAGCTGTTTCACCAGGCCGTGACCGCCGCCGCGCACTCGGCAGTGCTGGCGCAGCTGATGACGTTCATCGCCGGCATGATCCTGGAAACGCGCATTGAATCGCTGGGGCAGCCCGGCCGGCCGGAGGAATCGCTGGCCTCGCACCGCAAGATCGCCAACGCGATCAGGGCCAAGGACGCCGAGGGCGCAGCGGCGGCGATGCTGGAGCACATTGCCATGGTTTCCGATGTTGCCCTGCTGAAATAG
- a CDS encoding ATP-binding cassette domain-containing protein has translation MGNPETHIADTHDLIRVVGARENNLRDISLEIPKRRLTVFTGVSGSGKSSLVFATIAAESQRMINETYSAFVQGFMPTLARPDVDVLEGLTTAIIVDQERMGSNPRSTVGTATDANAMLRILFSRLGQPHIGSPNAYSFNVPSVRASGAITIERGEGKTKTEKATFNRLGGMCPRCEGMGSVTDFDLTALYDDSKSLSEGALTIPGYSMDGWFGRIFSGSGFFDMDRPISKFTKKQLHDLLYREPTKIKVEGINLTYEGLIPKIQKSMLSKDVDAMQPHIRAFVDRAITFTTCPECEGTRLSKEARSSKINGKNIAEVCLMQISDLADWVRDLDAPSVAPLLAGLQHLLDSFAEIGLGYLSLDRPAGTLSGGEAQRTKMIRHLGSSLTDVTYVFDEPTIGLHPHDIQRMNQLLLQLRDKGNTVLVVEHKPETIAIADHAVDLGPGAGTAGGEVVFEGTVEGLRGSDTTTGRHLDDRATLKDSVRSSGAVMEIRGASTNNLRDVDVDIPLGVLCVLTGVAGSGKSSLVQGSVAGRDGVVVIDQGAIRGSRRSNPATYTGLLEPIRKAFAKANGVKPALFSANSEGACPVCNGAGVIYTDLGVMATVESTCEECEGKRFQAAVLEYTLGGRNIADVLAMPVTEATGFFDSGDAKVPAAHKILSRLSDVGLGYLSLGQPLTTLSGGERQRLKLATQMAEKGDVYVLDEPTTGLHLADVAQLLGLLDRLVDTGKSVIVIEHHQAVMAHADWIIDLGPGAGHEGGRIVFEGTPADLVAGRSTLTGEHLAAYVGS, from the coding sequence ATGGGAAACCCCGAGACGCATATTGCCGACACCCACGATCTGATCCGGGTGGTCGGCGCGCGCGAGAACAACCTCAGGGACATCAGCCTGGAGATCCCGAAGCGCCGGCTGACGGTGTTCACCGGCGTCTCCGGTTCGGGGAAAAGCTCGCTGGTGTTCGCCACGATTGCCGCGGAGTCGCAGCGGATGATCAACGAGACCTACAGCGCCTTCGTGCAGGGTTTTATGCCGACTCTGGCGCGGCCCGACGTCGACGTCCTGGAGGGCCTCACGACGGCGATCATCGTCGACCAGGAGCGGATGGGTTCGAACCCCCGGTCCACCGTCGGCACCGCCACGGACGCCAACGCGATGCTGCGGATCCTCTTCAGCCGGCTCGGGCAGCCGCACATCGGCTCTCCCAACGCGTACTCGTTCAACGTCCCCTCGGTACGGGCCAGCGGCGCAATCACGATCGAGCGCGGCGAGGGCAAGACCAAGACCGAAAAGGCGACCTTCAACCGGCTCGGCGGCATGTGTCCGCGCTGCGAGGGGATGGGCTCGGTCACCGACTTCGACCTGACTGCGCTCTACGACGACAGCAAGTCGCTCAGTGAGGGCGCGCTCACGATCCCCGGCTACAGCATGGACGGCTGGTTCGGCCGCATCTTCAGTGGCTCCGGCTTCTTCGACATGGACAGGCCGATCAGCAAGTTCACGAAGAAGCAGCTGCATGACCTGCTCTACAGAGAGCCGACCAAGATCAAGGTCGAGGGCATCAACCTCACCTATGAGGGGCTGATCCCCAAGATCCAGAAGTCCATGCTCTCCAAGGATGTCGATGCGATGCAGCCGCACATCCGCGCCTTCGTGGACCGGGCGATCACGTTCACGACCTGTCCCGAGTGCGAGGGCACCCGGCTCAGCAAAGAGGCCCGGTCCTCGAAGATCAACGGGAAGAACATCGCCGAGGTCTGCTTGATGCAGATCAGCGACCTGGCCGACTGGGTCAGGGACCTGGACGCGCCCTCGGTCGCCCCGCTGCTTGCCGGGCTGCAGCACCTCCTCGACTCCTTCGCGGAGATCGGGCTGGGCTACCTCTCGCTGGACCGGCCCGCCGGAACCCTGTCCGGGGGAGAGGCGCAGCGGACCAAGATGATCCGGCACCTCGGCTCGTCACTCACCGACGTCACCTATGTCTTCGACGAGCCAACGATCGGGCTGCACCCCCATGACATCCAGCGGATGAACCAGCTGCTGCTGCAGCTGCGGGACAAGGGCAACACGGTGCTCGTCGTGGAGCACAAGCCCGAGACCATCGCGATCGCCGACCACGCCGTCGACCTCGGCCCCGGAGCCGGCACCGCCGGCGGCGAAGTGGTGTTCGAGGGCACCGTGGAGGGGCTGCGGGGAAGCGACACCACGACCGGCCGCCACCTCGACGACCGGGCAACCCTGAAGGATTCGGTGCGTTCCTCCGGGGCCGTAATGGAGATCCGCGGCGCGTCCACAAACAACCTCCGGGACGTCGACGTCGACATCCCGCTCGGAGTGCTCTGCGTGCTCACGGGAGTGGCCGGATCCGGGAAGAGCTCGCTGGTCCAGGGCTCGGTCGCCGGCCGGGACGGCGTCGTCGTGATCGATCAAGGTGCCATCCGCGGTTCGCGCAGGAGCAACCCGGCGACCTACACCGGACTGCTCGAGCCGATCCGCAAGGCCTTCGCCAAGGCCAACGGCGTGAAGCCGGCGCTGTTCAGCGCCAACTCCGAGGGCGCCTGCCCGGTCTGCAACGGCGCCGGCGTCATCTACACCGACCTGGGCGTGATGGCCACCGTCGAGTCCACCTGCGAGGAGTGCGAGGGGAAGCGCTTCCAGGCGGCGGTGCTCGAGTACACGCTCGGCGGCCGGAACATTGCCGACGTGCTGGCGATGCCGGTCACCGAGGCGACCGGGTTTTTCGACTCGGGCGACGCGAAGGTCCCGGCCGCCCACAAGATCCTCTCCCGGCTCTCCGACGTCGGGCTGGGGTACCTCAGCCTCGGGCAGCCGCTGACCACACTCTCCGGCGGCGAACGGCAGCGGCTCAAGCTGGCCACCCAGATGGCCGAGAAGGGTGACGTCTACGTCCTCGACGAGCCGACCACCGGCCTGCACCTGGCCGACGTCGCGCAGCTGCTCGGCCTGCTCGACCGGCTGGTCGACACCGGCAAGTCGGTCATCGTCATCGAGCACCACCAGGCGGTCATGGCCCACGCCGACTGGATCATCGACCTGGGACCCGGCGCCGGCCACGAGGGCGGCCGGATCGTCTTCGAGGGAACACCCGCTGACCTCGTCGCCGGCCGCTCCACGCTCACCGGCGAGCACCTCGCGGCCTACGTGGGCAGCTGA
- a CDS encoding 3-hydroxyacyl-CoA dehydrogenase family protein, with amino-acid sequence MASQLALLFAQQLGVPVLITDLSQAKVDEALGRIAAHLDKLVLRAELTETGARELGSLVRGTVDKRDYRNCDVVIEAVFEELSVKRAVFAEIEPLLRADALLLTNTSSLSVAAIGQGLTHPERLVGLHFFNPVAVLPLVEIISTQDNDDVSVASACSLARLMGKTAVLVTDTPGFVVNRILSRLFCELLRTIDDGADIQLADHALDPLGLPMTPLTLLGFIGPAVQLHICETMHAAYPDRFDVSTSLAAVAKAGLRGYLDKSGTVLPGAAALLTPADAGRPAPGAESIRARILDALAEEVGLMLAEGVVAGPAEVDLCMLLGANFPEHQGGLTPMLDLSGASRRVWGKEFHPGPGFAE; translated from the coding sequence ATGGCCAGCCAGCTTGCCCTGCTCTTCGCCCAGCAGCTTGGGGTTCCGGTGCTGATCACCGACCTGTCCCAGGCAAAGGTGGATGAGGCACTTGGCCGGATCGCTGCGCACCTGGACAAGCTGGTTCTGCGAGCGGAGCTCACTGAAACGGGGGCGCGGGAACTTGGCAGCCTTGTCCGCGGAACGGTGGATAAGCGCGACTACCGGAACTGCGACGTCGTCATTGAGGCCGTCTTCGAGGAGTTGAGCGTCAAACGCGCCGTCTTCGCTGAGATCGAGCCCCTGCTGCGTGCTGACGCGCTGCTGCTGACCAACACCTCGTCCCTTTCCGTGGCAGCAATCGGCCAGGGCCTGACCCATCCGGAACGCCTGGTGGGACTGCACTTCTTCAATCCGGTGGCTGTGCTGCCGCTGGTGGAGATCATCAGCACCCAAGACAACGACGACGTCAGCGTCGCCTCCGCCTGTTCGCTCGCCCGGCTGATGGGCAAGACGGCGGTGCTGGTTACGGACACGCCGGGCTTTGTGGTGAACCGGATCCTGAGCCGGCTCTTCTGCGAACTTCTCCGGACCATCGATGACGGGGCCGATATACAGCTGGCGGACCACGCCTTGGATCCGCTGGGACTGCCGATGACCCCGCTGACCCTGCTGGGCTTCATCGGCCCCGCCGTCCAGCTGCATATCTGCGAGACCATGCACGCCGCCTATCCGGACCGTTTTGACGTCAGCACAAGCCTGGCCGCCGTTGCCAAGGCGGGCCTGCGCGGCTATCTCGACAAATCGGGCACCGTGCTTCCCGGGGCGGCCGCCCTGCTGACGCCGGCCGACGCCGGCCGTCCTGCACCCGGCGCGGAATCCATCAGGGCGCGGATCCTTGATGCCCTGGCGGAGGAGGTGGGGCTGATGCTGGCCGAAGGGGTGGTGGCCGGACCGGCGGAAGTGGATCTGTGCATGCTGCTCGGCGCCAACTTTCCGGAGCATCAGGGCGGCCTTACCCCGATGCTTGACCTCAGCGGCGCCTCCCGGCGCGTGTGGGGGAAGGAATTCCACCCCGGCCCCGGATTCGCCGAATAG
- a CDS encoding acyl-CoA dehydrogenase family protein — protein sequence MQAMPDYDVTEPLDTDYYSVFANIPAPDREVWDRARAFTAEAMPQMNDYWERAEFPAHLVKRMGSMNLLADGIDVQGLELMSPLGAGLVNMEVSRGDGSLGTVIAVQGGLAMRSIALFGSEAQRATWLGPLGRGEKLGAFALTEPEHGSDSVALETTATLEGTEYVLNGEKKWIGNGSVGDVTVVWARDDAGDVRGFLVEQDREGYEAETITGKASLRAIHQARIRLNNVRIPKDNLLPGARTFKDTSTVLVATRLGVAWSALGHATAVYEAALNYATQRTQFGKPLAKFQLVQERLTYMLSELTSMQLHCAHLAGLDAAGLMRPTQAAMAKYHNTRKARELASIARDMLGGNGILLENHVIRHLLDIESIHTYEGTQSIQTLLIGRDVTGQSAFA from the coding sequence ATGCAAGCCATGCCTGACTATGACGTCACCGAACCGCTCGACACCGACTACTACTCGGTCTTTGCCAATATTCCGGCCCCCGACCGTGAGGTCTGGGACCGCGCCAGGGCCTTCACGGCGGAGGCAATGCCGCAGATGAACGACTACTGGGAGCGCGCCGAATTCCCCGCCCACCTGGTGAAGCGGATGGGAAGCATGAACCTGCTGGCCGACGGCATTGACGTCCAGGGACTGGAACTGATGTCTCCGCTGGGCGCCGGACTGGTCAACATGGAAGTCTCCCGCGGGGACGGTTCGCTGGGTACCGTGATCGCAGTCCAGGGCGGCCTGGCCATGCGCTCGATCGCACTCTTCGGGTCGGAAGCCCAGCGCGCGACCTGGCTTGGCCCGCTGGGCCGGGGCGAAAAGCTCGGTGCCTTCGCCCTGACGGAACCGGAGCACGGCTCGGACTCCGTGGCACTGGAAACCACCGCCACACTCGAGGGCACGGAGTACGTCCTCAACGGCGAGAAGAAGTGGATCGGCAACGGCTCGGTGGGGGATGTAACCGTGGTCTGGGCACGCGATGACGCGGGCGACGTCCGCGGCTTCCTGGTGGAGCAGGACCGGGAGGGGTACGAGGCCGAGACCATCACCGGAAAGGCGTCGCTCCGCGCGATACACCAGGCCCGGATCAGACTCAACAACGTCCGCATCCCAAAGGACAATCTGCTCCCCGGAGCGCGCACGTTCAAGGACACCTCCACGGTCCTTGTGGCCACGCGCCTGGGCGTGGCCTGGTCGGCCCTCGGCCACGCCACCGCCGTCTACGAAGCCGCGCTGAACTATGCCACGCAGCGGACACAGTTCGGCAAGCCGCTCGCAAAGTTCCAGCTGGTCCAGGAACGGCTGACCTACATGCTCTCGGAGCTGACCAGCATGCAGCTGCATTGTGCCCATCTGGCGGGTCTTGATGCGGCCGGCCTGATGCGCCCCACCCAGGCCGCGATGGCGAAGTACCACAACACGCGCAAGGCCCGCGAGCTGGCATCCATTGCCCGCGACATGCTGGGCGGGAACGGCATCCTTCTGGAAAACCATGTGATCCGGCACCTGCTGGATATCGAATCCATCCATACCTATGAAGGCACGCAAAGCATTCAGACCCTATTGATCGGCCGCGATGTCACCGGACAAAGCGCCTTCGCCTAA
- a CDS encoding AMP-binding protein, producing the protein MTTIERPNETPLSPLRFLQRSAEVFGQRTAIIHGDRSYTYSDFAAEAQQLAKAIRSKIQPGDRVAFLCPNVPELLIAHYAVPLAGGVLVALNTRMTARELQYILEHSEARLLFADSELLGTVAGLDLGLTQLAGVIEVPDSTIPYPVVPEDLGTTRYAEFLDAADSRDVDLPWGVQDERAPITLNYTSGTTGRPKGVLYSHRGAYLNSLGETIHNQFTGDTRYLWTLPMFHCNGWCTTWAVTAVAGVHICLRAVRADAVWDAIDTLGVTNLCGAPTVCSIIAEAPQAHELHAPLRITTAGAPPSPAILTSLDSLGITVVHVYGLTEVYGPYTICEYQPEWDELSPQDRAVKLSRQGVGMLQAETARIVDLDMIDVPADGTTLGEIVLRGNNVMLGYFKDPEATAEAFAGGWFHTGDLGVMHPDGYIQLKDRAKDIIISGGENISTIEVEQAISSHPAVLNVAVIGVPQEKWGERPVAFVIRSSSNPVTAEEIRSHVQGLLSGFKVPDRVIFPDELPHNSTGKVLKSQLRALGVSATALSQEAAK; encoded by the coding sequence ATGACCACCATCGAGCGTCCCAACGAAACACCGCTGAGCCCCCTGCGGTTCCTCCAGCGCTCCGCCGAGGTCTTCGGACAGAGGACCGCGATCATCCACGGCGACCGCTCCTACACCTACTCGGACTTCGCCGCCGAAGCCCAACAGCTGGCCAAGGCGATCAGGAGCAAGATCCAGCCGGGGGACCGGGTGGCCTTCCTGTGCCCCAATGTGCCCGAACTGTTGATTGCCCACTACGCCGTTCCCCTCGCCGGCGGCGTCCTGGTGGCCCTGAACACGCGGATGACCGCCCGGGAACTCCAGTACATCCTGGAACACTCCGAAGCCAGGCTGCTGTTTGCCGATTCGGAACTGCTGGGCACCGTGGCGGGACTGGACCTTGGCCTGACGCAGCTGGCCGGCGTGATCGAAGTGCCCGACAGCACCATCCCCTATCCGGTGGTTCCGGAGGATCTCGGCACCACCCGCTATGCGGAATTCCTCGATGCAGCGGATAGCCGGGATGTGGACCTCCCCTGGGGGGTCCAGGACGAACGCGCGCCCATCACGCTGAACTACACCTCGGGGACAACGGGCAGGCCCAAAGGCGTGCTGTATTCACATCGCGGGGCTTACCTGAACTCACTCGGGGAAACCATCCACAATCAATTCACCGGCGACACCCGCTATCTGTGGACTCTTCCGATGTTCCACTGCAACGGCTGGTGCACGACGTGGGCAGTGACCGCCGTGGCGGGTGTCCACATCTGCCTGCGCGCCGTGCGCGCGGACGCGGTCTGGGATGCCATCGACACACTCGGCGTCACCAACCTCTGCGGCGCCCCCACGGTGTGCAGCATCATTGCCGAAGCGCCCCAGGCGCACGAGCTGCACGCACCGCTGCGGATCACGACGGCGGGCGCCCCGCCCTCGCCCGCGATCCTCACGTCCCTGGACTCACTCGGAATCACCGTGGTACACGTCTACGGCCTGACCGAGGTGTACGGCCCCTACACGATCTGCGAGTATCAGCCCGAGTGGGATGAGCTGTCCCCTCAGGACCGGGCCGTGAAGCTCTCACGGCAGGGAGTGGGGATGCTCCAGGCCGAGACGGCGCGCATCGTGGACCTGGACATGATCGACGTCCCGGCGGACGGCACAACGCTGGGCGAGATCGTGCTGCGGGGCAACAACGTGATGCTTGGATACTTCAAGGATCCTGAGGCCACGGCAGAGGCCTTCGCCGGCGGCTGGTTCCACACCGGAGACCTCGGCGTGATGCATCCGGACGGCTACATCCAGCTCAAGGACCGGGCCAAGGACATCATCATCTCCGGCGGGGAGAACATCTCCACCATTGAGGTGGAGCAAGCCATCAGCAGCCACCCTGCGGTATTGAACGTGGCCGTGATCGGCGTCCCGCAGGAGAAATGGGGCGAACGTCCGGTTGCCTTTGTCATCCGCAGCAGCTCCAACCCGGTCACGGCCGAGGAAATCCGGTCCCACGTCCAGGGCCTCCTCTCCGGATTCAAGGTGCCGGACCGAGTCATTTTCCCCGACGAACTCCCGCACAACTCCACCGGCAAAGTCCTGAAGTCCCAGCTGCGCGCCCTGGGCGTCAGCGCCACGGCCCTCAGCCAGGAAGCCGCCAAATGA
- a CDS encoding acetyl-CoA C-acyltransferase, with the protein MSGQDIVIVGAARTPQGKLMGHLSALSAVQLGAAAIAAALGRSGIEPAAVDAVIVGQVLTAGAGQNPARQSSVAAGIPLKTPAVTVNKVCLSGLTAIIEGTRLLRLGEADVVVAGGQESMSQAPHLLARSRAGYLYGNVTALDSASHDGLTDAFDDELMGIATDRANADLQLSRAAQDRIAALSHQRAAAAQAGGLFDAEIAPVAVPQKRSSPTLVSIDEGVRPQSTPEALAGLKPAFTATGTVTAGNASPLSDGAAAVVLVSRGYADANGLEVLAVVGPAGQIAGPDTTLPDKPAQAITAALARAGWTPGDLDFVEINEAFASVVEHSAAALGVGLDRVNVNGGAIAIGHPIGASGARLVVSAVHELVRRGSGKAAVALCGGGGQGDALLLYRDGISG; encoded by the coding sequence ATGAGCGGGCAGGACATCGTCATTGTGGGCGCGGCCCGCACGCCGCAGGGAAAACTGATGGGCCATCTTTCCGCTCTGAGCGCCGTGCAGCTGGGCGCCGCCGCCATCGCCGCGGCCCTGGGACGCTCCGGGATCGAACCGGCGGCCGTCGACGCCGTCATCGTGGGCCAGGTCCTGACCGCCGGCGCGGGCCAGAACCCCGCGCGCCAGAGCTCCGTGGCGGCAGGAATACCCCTCAAAACCCCCGCCGTCACGGTGAACAAGGTGTGCCTGTCCGGGTTGACGGCCATCATCGAGGGCACCAGGCTGCTGCGACTGGGCGAGGCCGACGTGGTCGTGGCCGGCGGCCAGGAATCCATGAGCCAGGCGCCGCACCTGCTCGCCCGCTCGCGCGCCGGTTACCTCTACGGCAATGTCACGGCCCTGGACTCAGCCAGCCACGATGGACTGACTGATGCGTTCGATGACGAGCTGATGGGCATTGCCACGGACCGCGCCAATGCGGACCTTCAGCTCTCCCGCGCGGCGCAGGACCGGATCGCGGCGCTGTCGCACCAGCGTGCGGCCGCGGCCCAGGCGGGGGGCCTGTTCGACGCCGAGATAGCCCCCGTCGCGGTGCCGCAGAAGCGCAGCTCACCCACGCTGGTGAGCATTGACGAGGGAGTCCGCCCGCAGTCCACCCCGGAGGCTCTTGCCGGGCTGAAGCCCGCCTTCACCGCCACAGGGACCGTCACGGCCGGAAACGCCTCGCCGTTAAGCGACGGCGCCGCGGCGGTCGTGCTGGTGAGCCGCGGGTACGCGGACGCCAACGGCCTCGAGGTGCTGGCCGTCGTCGGGCCCGCCGGACAGATTGCCGGCCCGGACACGACGCTGCCAGACAAACCGGCGCAGGCGATCACTGCGGCACTGGCCCGCGCGGGCTGGACACCCGGTGACCTTGACTTCGTGGAGATCAACGAGGCGTTCGCCTCGGTGGTTGAGCACTCCGCGGCCGCTCTGGGCGTCGGGCTGGACAGGGTGAACGTGAACGGCGGTGCCATCGCCATCGGACATCCGATCGGCGCCTCCGGAGCTCGACTGGTCGTCTCGGCCGTCCATGAGCTGGTGCGCCGCGGCAGCGGCAAGGCCGCCGTCGCACTCTGTGGCGGCGGCGGACAGGGCGACGCGCTGTTACTGTACCGGGATGGCATCAGTGGCTAA
- a CDS encoding TetR/AcrR family transcriptional regulator yields the protein MASVANFRSEVAEAALDLFTDNGYDPTSVEDIALAAGISRSTFFRQFRAKEDVIFADHEALLDELGSYLAASHPDPWEAVCQAAALVFGMFSERREIAQKRYHVVQAVPALRDRETIMVSRYERLFSDYLRRALPGLAALDAIRFAAAVTSTHNYVLREMMLDSPRGSLQNLEHELLTVRRIFGVLSPDDASAAPAEDDLVVAVFPRSTPTAEVARRIQYALDGRSA from the coding sequence ATGGCATCAGTGGCTAATTTCCGTTCCGAGGTGGCCGAGGCCGCCCTGGATCTGTTCACCGACAACGGCTACGACCCGACCAGCGTGGAAGATATTGCCTTGGCGGCCGGAATCTCCCGGAGCACCTTCTTCCGCCAGTTCCGTGCCAAGGAAGACGTGATCTTTGCAGACCACGAAGCCTTGCTCGATGAGCTGGGCAGCTATCTGGCCGCGAGTCATCCCGATCCGTGGGAAGCGGTGTGCCAGGCCGCGGCACTCGTCTTCGGGATGTTTTCTGAACGCCGGGAAATAGCTCAAAAACGCTATCACGTGGTGCAGGCGGTGCCCGCGCTCCGGGACCGGGAAACGATCATGGTGTCCCGCTACGAGCGCCTTTTCTCGGACTACCTGCGGCGGGCCCTCCCAGGCCTGGCGGCACTTGATGCGATCCGGTTCGCCGCGGCGGTCACGTCCACGCATAACTATGTGTTGCGCGAAATGATGCTGGATTCCCCCCGCGGTTCACTCCAGAACCTGGAACACGAACTGCTGACAGTACGCCGCATCTTCGGCGTGCTGTCCCCGGATGACGCGTCCGCCGCCCCCGCCGAGGATGACCTCGTTGTGGCCGTTTTCCCCCGGTCCACCCCCACCGCGGAAGTGGCACGCCGCATCCAGTACGCGCTGGACGGGCGCTCCGCGTAG